tctatgtatatattttttattgcaATTCTATTTGTTCTCATTTGCAAATTCTAATTTTCCATTTTAACACCTTTACTTACCTCATTAAATAATTCTTCTATAACATCATCACATTCTCAGGTTTATTTGATTAGGCAGTAAATGAACACAGTGAAAAATGGGACAAAAGCCACAGAAGATTCTACAGTGTGATTCTGTGTCCGCTTTCAGTCCCCCTCCCAGATACAACTACTCTGCCAGTTTCTTGTGTTTTTCCCCAGGGATGTTCCATTCGGAGATGAGAATCGATCATAGAGCATCATGTTTAATGATCGACTAATgaagaaaaaaccaaaaaaacctcactgacattgaatcatttccgactcatagtgacccccacagggcagagtagaactcgccctatggatttctgagactacaactcttacacgggagtagaaagtctcacctttctcgcaCAAagcgctggtggcttcaaatacgagtaaccactacgccaccagcgcTTCCATAGCTAAGATATCGATAGTGTGTAATTTATGCCCCGGGCACCGTTCATTTTCAGTGgaggcttttgtgttgctgtgagaCTGAGCAGGCTGCAGCAGAGCATTCCATTTAAAAAGGACttaggaagaagggcctggtgatccaGTTCTGAAAAGCATTCAGTGGAAGCCCTGTGGGTTACATTGGGCCAAGCCTGTGGGACATGTGGTCGCCTGAGTTTGGGGccgactcaatgacagctaacaacaacgaTTTATTCAACAGCCTCTTATTGGACCTGCACACATCTTTGCAAAGCCGGTCCTTGTACATAGATTTTGATGTACATCTCTGATTGTTTCCTTAGCATGGTTTCCAGGAAAGGGACAGGGGGCCTTAACCATTTGGACTTTGGGGCTACTTTGTCCCAAATCATCAGAAACGCTGCCCACCAGTGGTGGGGGATGAGTGGTGGGGGCAGAAGTGTCAGCTTTCtgacactctcactgccatcgagtcgctgACTCAGAGACCGTAatggaggagtagaaagccccgtctttctccctcagagctgctggtggttttgaactccccaGCACACAGATTGcctcccaacttgtaaccaccacaccGTTAAGAGTTCCTCTATCTCACACGAGGTCTAtcaattttgttttgctctttgagaatCTGAAAGATTAAAAATCACCACAAAAAAAATCACCAACAACAAACATTTCGTTTACACAGCTTTGTGATGCGCTCTGCATGATGTGCATGAGACATTCCCATGTCTTCCTTTGACTATTTCAGTTTAAATCCTCTGtccattttcttttctattgaggaatTCATGTTCATACAGTTGGTATTATCAGAGTCTCAATATTAAGAATCTTTACTTATTTAATAAAGGAGGGTGGCGCTTCATTGTTAGTTTAAAATTCCATGTGTCCGGCTATGAATGAACCTGAACATTTCTTTGCTTGTTTACATTTCCTCTTTTGTAAATTTTTAGCTTATTCTGTTTTCtcattcctcccagagaactttaAGCAGTGGACAAATCAGCCATTCTATGGGGTGGCCAAAATAAACTTCTGCCTGGCCCTTGGGCTGGGCTTTGCTCTCACCATCTGGCTGCATCTGCCATACTTGCCTGGTCTTCAGCGACTGTCTTCCTTTGGCTGGATTGCGACCATCATGAGCTTCTGTGAAGGTGCACCCTAGCTCTGGAAAAGGTCTTTAGTTCCTCCTAACCCATTCCTTCCTGGGCActtctccctcttcccttcttaggGGTTTTGTGGGTGGTTGGAAGACAGAACTGGAAGTTGCTGCCTGAGAAATGGGATACGTCATCCCCCGGCCCCGACtaaagaggtggaggtggaggggctGATTCCCAGGAGCCTCTGGGGCCATGTCTCTATGTGTAGTGATGGGAGTTGTGGTTTGTGGCTGTAGCTCAGCAGATAAGGAAGAGTCTCTGGGATTCTTGGATGAGAATGAGACCTCTCCACTTCCTGTCTCCCAGTCACCTTCATTTTCTTCACCCTCATGTTCTTCCCTATTAACCTCTGGATCTTTGAGTGGAAGAGGAATCTGTCAATTCCCATTGGCTGGAGCTATTTCATTGGTTGGCTGGTGTTTTTCCTATACGTTGTCTGTGGTAAGTGGCCAGGAAgggtctggggggtggggggagaaggaaaCAAGGGTGGTTGGGTGGGGAGGAtacagtgtggagggaggggtggggtggggtggggcagcagcTCTCAGGGATAGGTTCTTGGGGACTGTCTTCCCTTTGATCTCACCTTCCTTGTTACTTTCCCTCCCATGCTCCTACTGTCTTCTTCCCCATTATCTATCTTTTCCCAGCAGCCCTTTGCTACTTCAACCAAAACAATTTCTGGGGCCTAGTTCTGATGCGTCCGTCTGGCACCGTGTCCTGCAGCAGTGTGGGCTTCTCTGAAGACTCTGAAGGCGAACACACAGATTCAAAGCAACCACCTGGAATACCTGATCATAAAATAGAAGGCGTCTTCTGTCCACCCATCTGAATCCTTCTCCCCACCCGTCCCTCTCCCAACTCTCACTCAGTGGAAGGAATCAGCAAGGGCCGGGCTTCAGACGCGCTCTGTGCTCCCCTGTTCCTGCCTTCCCTCCAGCGGGGGTGACGTGGAATAAATGGTCTCTTTTGAAAATCATGCCCCGCAGTTAAGCTGCCACTTGGTAGAGGGAAGTAGAAGAGGCGAAGGAATGCTTGTTTCCCCATCTCCCTTCCTAAGAATCTTTTGGCACCCTTGGGTGCTTCAATCTGCCAAGCCTCTACCATGGTGCCCTGTACACGAGCAAATAAATGCCTCTCAAGAGCTCAGCTGCCTCCGACTTTGTGGTGTTTGTTAGTCAGTGAACGTGGACTGTGGTCACGGCTGGTCAGGAGAGGGACAGCACTTCGGAACCGGTTGGTTTTCCAATAGTGAAGGATTCAAAAGCAAGAGGGACCTGGACCCAGAGGCAGGTTCGCTTAGGGCGGCGACGAGCCCGGGAGggtcggttctcaacctgggggtccgaacgaccctttcgcaggggtcgcccgattcgatTCGGACAATGGTGAAGGAGCCGGAacataatgctatggttggggggtcaccccaacacgaggaactgtctgaaagggtcgcggcctgaggaaggtggagaacctccGGATCAGATCCGCCAGGTCGGTCTCGCGAGGGTccttgtgcgtgcgtgcgtgcgtgcgtgcgtgcgtgcgtctgCGTACGTGCGTCTGCGTACGTGCGCGCGCGCGCCCATCCACCTTCCGGGTGAGCGCGTGGCTGAAGCGGGCGGCTTCCCTCGTCAGCCTCGGCGCTGTTGGGGTGATGGGAGCTTGTGGGGTCCGGCGACTGCGACCGTGCGGGGGCCGAGGTGTGGGGTCCGAGTCCCcgtccggccgccgccgccgccgctcgctCCCCGGCTGGGCCGGACCTCCTCCGACCCGACCCCTCGGCGGGCGACCGGTCCGCCTTCCGAGCCCGGTGCCGCTGGCAGTGCCGCCGTGGAGGTCGGTGTGCGGGATTACTGGACCGCGATCCCGCCCCCGGCCACCGTCCAGATGGCCCGAACGTCCAGATACCAACCCGCCCTTGTTGCCGAAGCTCTCACCCCGGCTTCCCACATCTGCCCCTAACGGTGGGCATCAAACAAAAAAAGGAGCGTCAGGCCCCAGACCCCAAAGATGAGCTGCACATTTGGGTTCTTCACCCCGTTCCGCGAAGACAGACTGCAgctggcttgagcagcactggccaCGCCCGTGGGGTCAGCTATCTCACGCCGAGAGGCCTCTGGGAAAGTACCAATGATTGATCTTTGTTATTTAACGCCCATCCCGCTGGAGTTGCAATGCCATTCTggcagaggagggaattgtagaTATTCATGCATGTATCATGAGGTTGGACCACATGACACTGGCGTTTTAGCTCTTAAATATTGGCAGTTATATGTGGCTCAACACAGgaaggaagggaagagggaaaaagaattgccacaaaatcatagaaaccttgccTACACAAAAACATCCAAAGTGTGAAGCTGTCGCTTGATATATCTCCCATAGTGGCCTATACATTCTGTTACCATCTTTCTAGTGCTTCCCTGAAGAAATCTGTGCTCTGATTGACACCACGTCAAAACCACACTTTGGACTTCCTGAGGGGCTCCAATCGTGTTTCGTTTCAGTGTTCTttaagtttggggaacaaaaattatATGCAGGGGTAACATCAGTGTGTAGGATGGATGAGGTAagttttcccagtgaaattctcagaGGACAGCTCTTGCTATCCTCAAAGAACAAGCATGATTGTGGAAAAAACTTCGATAAAACATTCctagcctttttctcaccaatgcagttttcaattttcttaaaacgtctTTATAATAAGCCTCTGTGACCGTCCTGTAACCTTTgagaaatctatcaagatttcTCCTTTGAATCCCAAAACAGTCAtcataaccttctgagttgaTTTCTCTGACTTCAATTTAACTAGTCCAACAGATACCCTCAGAAAATACTCAAGTGCATTTCtgggagaacttgtctgtagccat
This window of the Tenrec ecaudatus isolate mTenEca1 chromosome 10, mTenEca1.hap1, whole genome shotgun sequence genome carries:
- the ODF4 gene encoding outer dense fiber protein 4, with the translated sequence MSHCQDHLMSRRWTCSSSWTLHVLTSVLSLFAFTLLLVMVFSKKWLHLSGSRFYRRWPANVKARIRTKAHIMSMGLIYICRAKSCNPEHWKVTFIFFTLMFFPINLWIFEWKRNLSIPIGWSYFIGWLVFFLYVVCAALCYFNQNNFWGLVLMRPSGTVSCSSVGFSEDSEGEHTDSKQPPGIPDHKIEGVFCPPI